Below is a window of Penaeus monodon isolate SGIC_2016 chromosome 26, NSTDA_Pmon_1, whole genome shotgun sequence DNA.
TGGGAGGTAAGCCATGAAATAATCTAGAGGGGAGAGAACTGTGGGTTGAAAATTAGTTCCCTGAAAATGATTATCAACATCTACAGTAAATCTGTGATTGAAGTTTATATTTCTCCTGAAATGATGACATCCATTAGTATTGAGATTTCTGCTGGGTCCAGTCTGGGCAGCTGCAGTGCTACTTGTAACTTCAGGGGACCTGGTGGTAACATTTCCATCTCTGTTGTTCTCTTCATCAGACTCAGATGCTGAACTCTCAGTGTTGGCACATAGTTCATGAAAGAGCTCTCTGCGCCGAAGTGGAGATGAAggccagtcatcatcatcatcagatatgCTGCTCAAATCAGAATTACTAAATTCTGCCAGCAGTCGCTGGTATTcttctgaaataaaaagaaattgttagtcaaatatattaatatctatttcgaattagtcatataaaaagttttttcttaagtTCTATACATATTGTCATGTAACTCCATaagcaatatcaatattttacccagtatgattacataataattacGTTAAATTAATAATCAACCTTAAGCATATGAAATATAACTTCCATTAACATCATCAAAAACAGTATGATAAAGATCTTGTGTTAATGCCAATGTATTGTACTACGTATAGAGCAaagaaaatcatcaatgaaactaCAGTCGGGCATTTAACTTAAATTTTCATCAAAGTATTTTTAGTTAAATTATTCCATAACATAATCAATTTCCAGTTGAAATGTTTTCCAATACACGATAATCACGATGTAAATCTGTCTTCCGAGAAATATGTTTAAATTAGTAAGATGTACATTTCGCTTACTCACTAGCATGCTCCAGCACGAAGGGAACAAATTTGTTCCATCTAAAAGGATGTGTTCCTGATCTGTCATAAACATAGCTTTTAAATGTTTCAGAACACGTGTCACTTGATTAACTTCACCTTAATCAGTTGCACACCATAAATGTGtttcataacatcaataaaaggaataataatagcttACTTACCCATGGGTGCGACGATATTGCTGAAGAGactgttcctcctctcttttctccagcCAGCCGCCATGGAATTGGTAAATCATGAAGATGACACTTCGAACTTGTTGTTAAAACACCACAGAAAACGTGAATAGAATCTAAAGCACAAACTTTCGTAAATTACGCGACGCCTCCGACTTAAACAATGAAACGAATTTGGGCCATTTTTACTTAGTTCAGGGCTGAAtgggatataatatacatatatattatatacatatatatatatacatatatatatacataatatatatagacatatatatatatatacatatatatatacatatatatatacatatatatatacatatatatatatatacatatatatatacatataagaatacatataacatataatatacatatataatataatacatatatatacatatatatatacatatatatatatacatatatatatacacatatatattaatacacatatatatatacacataatatacatatatatatatatacatatatatatacatatatatataatatatatatataatatatatataatatatattttaatatagtatatatatatatatatatatataatatatgatatatatatgatatatatatatgtaaatatatatgtatatatatgtatataaatatgtatatatatatgtatatatatatatatgtatatatatatatgtaatatatatatgtatatatatattgtatatatatatgatatatatatatatatatatatatatatatgtatatatatagttataatgtatactatatgttaatatattatatatattatatatatgtatctatatatatgtatatatatatattatatatatatattatatatatgttatgttattatgtttattatgtaatataatattgtatatattatgtatatatatatatttatatatatatgttatatatatagtatatattcattagATATNNNNNNNNNNNNNNNNNNNNNNNNNNNNNNNNNNNNNNNNNNNNNNNNNNNNNNNNNNNNNNNNNNNNNNNNNNNNNNNNNNNNNNNNNNNNNNNNNNNNaaaattttgcaaaattattataacagtaatattacagtataacgacattaattagaataatgatataaataacgttattataaaacgtttattattgttggttgcaaaaatatatattataactgcaataatttaaaaaataatgatgataattgcaaaaatgatgataattgcaataatgatgataattaaaataatgataataatgatgtaacagGAATTATAGCGGTTTGAGAATAGAAtgcaaaatgtcgtttttttttacattcatttaatgattttagcaattattggggtaataatgataataattaccagaattatatatatcatgaaaataatgatgataaaagtgagaacaaagagaatttggataacatttgatgattgttaatattattacttttagcattattattatcattttttaaaatttattattattgtttttattattatattattattattatttttattattgtaattattattaacactaatattattattatattatttattattattattataaatattattattattattattattattattatttttattatttatttactattattattattatttttattattattattactattatcatttttattataatgcggCCCAGTCCAGtcaccctgctaaacacatctgcatactgagacagggtgtgacgcattcTTCTCTGCCCTGTGCTTCCGTcagttagcggcgctccggtgccccAAATCTCTCGAGGAATCGGGCAACGGcccccaccaaccaactcctctctCCCCGACGACTCTCTGGACGCTctacttcctcacaagtgcccagctttgcaccagctggccccttCTGGCCTTATCGGAGAATTTGCTCCCAACCCACTGTaacaaacccctcccctggtccaacaaggctccgcccaaccgctacgccatcagccactgcaagttttggttgggctccacgaggccctctactccacgcatcactcttgacagtcgacaccgttTTCTAGACTCAGTCCTgagggcaaggtgcagtcgctcagctgtaactacctctgcacagccaacctcgggAAGCAAGGGcccctcttcaccgtgcaccctcaccagcttccgtccaagggtTTCGACaaaacgccttactctgcgtcaggtagtaaaggcccagcaaacagtgctcgccCCAGatcgccacatacaccggcagccgctgcaccgtgctgcccaccccaAATACGACCTCCACTGGcaccttgagctgcacacaatgccccgtgacaccacacagtctctgtggtgcgtctggaagtcgcataggtgccaacatatcaggccgcactaggtcttctcagccccagtgtccactgtcagcggcatggcttcccatctattgagccctccacctgcatcgtgctggttcgacggcagcttgcCCAATCGGGGCCCGGGATCGAGGACGGCGGGGTTTGGGCCCCATTCTCCATCCTTTTCCGCCTATACcatttccttagccttaggacatgcgctcggatggtgaccatacctgccacagcccCTTGCAGCGCTGCTGAAGGCATCAAATCCTCCGTTGAGAGGACgtttttctccgctccctctaaaactgactacgtctgtcccctacctctccgcagccccaaacacaagccttggaaattctcgggctcaccttcctcaatgctattttctccactttagccttcccggccccggaggtcacgggggggctgagcagctggccctaggccactggttgccttcaggaaggcctcgaactccaggcccctcgccagcgccacctgcagtccTCGGGgttgtgcctgcttgacgtagatttgcagctgctggtcctgtaaagcgtcaacaaagaaatcacgggccaggaccacgatcatcttttCCCGCAGCCGCCAGGGTtacacctccttaccagcgcctccacatcctgcgccagctgggacagtgtctcgccacgctcacggtcCGCTTCTTCagggggcccgatatacctcggcctggtggtggtgccagaaacggcgtttcaaagcctctgccacgctgggtaagaggcctgttgggatgccggcagatgccccaacatttcccaccgtggggccccttagcgctgttaccagctgcagggccttctcttcctggctccagccctgggcggGATGCCAGCAtatcaaattgggcaacatatgcctcccaggccccctttccccgtcgtaccagctggcttacgcctcacaatgtctggaggccgaggggctgcaggatggagaacgcgtgccgtgaactaacacacctggggggaggaaggggtgagggaggcaacgaggggggttgaccgggtccgattttgccgccacctataccaagggagcggttccgatggtccccagccttctgcagcaaaccactggctgcgacacgacctgcgaggcccggggtttcctgccacagacctcaggtagaccccagtaaatctgacactctggcatctgttgccaaaaccctcgtctgccttctctgcttgcaacgttactacctcgtgaccgccgcctttcctccttcacttcctccctcaggccctgaacctcgccttcagagtctgcacctcctccatcagttcactcttcacgctgttgcaggccttgtcggtgaaactgctgagtttccatcttca
It encodes the following:
- the LOC119589742 gene encoding uncharacterized protein LOC119589742 isoform X1; translation: MAAGWRKERRNSLFSNIVAPMEEYQRLLAEFSNSDLSSISDDDDDWPSSPLRRRELFHELCANTESSASESDEENNRDGNVTTRSPEVTSSTAAAQTGPSRNLNTNGCHHFRRNINFNHRFTVDVDNHFQGTNFQPTVLSPLDYFMAYLPPEILDAMTLETQKKYMSKKGKPLSLTVDQMKEFIGINFLMSVLKFPRIKMYWQKKTRILL
- the LOC119589742 gene encoding uncharacterized protein LOC119589742 isoform X2 gives rise to the protein MAAGWRKERRNSLFSNIVAPMEYQRLLAEFSNSDLSSISDDDDDWPSSPLRRRELFHELCANTESSASESDEENNRDGNVTTRSPEVTSSTAAAQTGPSRNLNTNGCHHFRRNINFNHRFTVDVDNHFQGTNFQPTVLSPLDYFMAYLPPEILDAMTLETQKKYMSKKGKPLSLTVDQMKEFIGINFLMSVLKFPRIKMYWQKKTRILL